From the Candidatus Woesearchaeota archaeon genome, the window GGCTCATATTCTGAACCGCCTTCAAGATTTTTGTATTCATTAGTTTTAAAATCAGAGAATCTTACAATTATAGGTCTCGGATTTAATACTTCAGCAACTTTAGAAATGCCTTCAGCAAGTTTTCTAATGTACTCTTTTTCTTGCCCCATTTTAATCATATATAAAGGATGTTTACTTATTGTATCAGTAATTATAAATTCAACTCTCATTAAACCAATTCCATCCATATTATAATCTTTATATTTAGAAATCTGCTCAGGCTCACTTAAATTAACATAAATATTAGTTACAGTTTTAATATTTTTATTAATCAAAGCTAATTCTTTTTCTTGAGTTGTTTGTATTTTTTCTTTAATATGAATAATTCCATCATATACATTACCTTTTCCACCATCAACAGTAATCTCCTGATTGTCTTCTAGAATTTTTGTAGCTTTTTCAGTTCCAACTATGCAAGGTATACCCATTTCTCTTGAAACAATCGCAGCATGCGAAGTTAAACCGCCTTCATCAGTAACAATTGCAGAAGCTCTTTGCATTGCAGGAACATAATCAGGATTAGTCATCTTTGCAACCAAAACATCTCCTTTTAACACTTTACCCAAATCATGAAGAGAAGTAACTTTCTTTACTTTTCCAGAACCTATTCCAGGTGATGCAGGTAAACCCTTTAATAAAACTTTTTTATCTTTGAAATCTGCACTTTCATTATCCATTGATTTATTAACGGCATTTTCTGTTGTTATAGGTCTTGATTGTACGATATAAGTTTTACCTGCTTCAATAGCCCATTCAATATCTTGAGGTCTTCCATAATGCTCTTCAATATTAACTGCATGTTCTGCTAAAGTTTTTATTTCAGAATCTTCTAAAACTTGTTTTGTTTGCTCATATTCAGGAAGAGTTTTTTTGATTGTATTTCCAGTTAAATTATCTCTTGTAAATAACCACTCTTGTTTTGTAATTTTTTTAGTTTTTAATTTTAAATTTCTTTTATCAACAATATATAAATTCGGACTTATTGCTCCAGAAACAATTGCTTCACCTAAACCAAATCCACCTTCAATAACAATTTCATTTTTATTATTATTTGTAGGATTAATTGTGAACATAACTCCTGATTTTTTAGAGTTAACCATTTTTTGAACAACTATTGCAAGATAAACTTTCATATGATCAAAATGATTTTTAGCTCTGTAATATATTGCTCTTCCTGTAAATAAAGAGGCCCAACATTGTTTTACTGCAATAGTTAAATTTCTATCTTCTCTAATATTTAAGAAAGAAGCTTGTTGTCCTGCAAAACTTGCTTCTGCTAAATCTTCTGCAGTAGCAGAACTTCTTACTGCAACAAAAATTAACTCAGTAGTAGGATTCAATAAACTTAAAACCTGTTTTCCAACTCTCTCTACAGTTTCTCTTCTGCTTAATTCATTATATGCGTCGACTATATCTTGTTTTACTTTTTCAGGAATTTTTGATTTTAAAATTAATTTTTGTATTTCCTCAGACGCTTTTTGCAACTCATCATTATTTTCATAATCAATTGTTTCTAGAATACTTGAAATTTCTCTATCTAATTTATTTTCTTTAATAAAAGTTTTATATGCTTCAGAAGTTATAACAAAAC encodes:
- the ppsA gene encoding phosphoenolpyruvate synthase — protein: MNIAWFSEIHAKDIASVGGKGANLGEMYNAQMPVPPGFVITSEAYKTFIKENKLDREISSILETIDYENNDELQKASEEIQKLILKSKIPEKVKQDIVDAYNELSRRETVERVGKQVLSLLNPTTELIFVAVRSSATAEDLAEASFAGQQASFLNIREDRNLTIAVKQCWASLFTGRAIYYRAKNHFDHMKVYLAIVVQKMVNSKKSGVMFTINPTNNNKNEIVIEGGFGLGEAIVSGAISPNLYIVDKRNLKLKTKKITKQEWLFTRDNLTGNTIKKTLPEYEQTKQVLEDSEIKTLAEHAVNIEEHYGRPQDIEWAIEAGKTYIVQSRPITTENAVNKSMDNESADFKDKKVLLKGLPASPGIGSGKVKKVTSLHDLGKVLKGDVLVAKMTNPDYVPAMQRASAIVTDEGGLTSHAAIVSREMGIPCIVGTEKATKILEDNQEITVDGGKGNVYDGIIHIKEKIQTTQEKELALINKNIKTVTNIYVNLSEPEQISKYKDYNMDGIGLMRVEFIITDTISKHPLYMIKMGQEKEYIRKLAEGISKVAEVLNPRPIIVRFSDFKTNEYKNLEGGSEYEPVEQNPMIGWRGVSRYVSDEFQEAFRLECKAIKKVREFYKNVHVMMPFVRTVDEVEKCLAILDDEDLKLSKDFKIYLMAEVPSIAFIPDEFAKLGITGTSIGSNDLTQLVLGVDRDSAKLGRMGYFDERNPAVLRAIENIITHFHKYGKTVSICGQAPSEYPEIVEFLVRNRIDAISVNPDKFYDTKKLVSEIERNMLKGVDEVIPEKEENNSDLDSDLDSEEESESIFEKSEETSDENLEEEENRREFFENLEGSSGDDNSNEIFEEENISNGFNTLFKDF